From the genome of Gracilibacillus salitolerans, one region includes:
- the miaA gene encoding tRNA (adenosine(37)-N6)-dimethylallyltransferase MiaA, with product MKEKLVVIVGPTAVGKTALSIEIAKKFNGEVISGDSMQIYRGLDIGTAKVTEAEKEGILHYMIDILDPTESFSVADFQQRVQDNIDTIQHKNKLPIIAGGTGLYIQSVLYDYQFAVSERSGEYHKQIESEIEREGIDSVYQRLNRVDPLQAEKIHPNNHRRLIRALEVYDRTGMTMTEYQQKQQEESRFDFRIVGLQMDRELLYERINKRVDQMVEAGLIVEVKRLYQNGLENTQAMRGIGYKEILPYLKGEQSLEEAIDTLKRNSRRFAKRQYTWFKNKMPVDWYSITLETKNQVFQNILTDLEGFYKET from the coding sequence TTGAAAGAGAAATTAGTCGTCATTGTCGGTCCAACTGCGGTAGGGAAAACAGCTTTATCTATTGAGATTGCCAAAAAATTTAATGGTGAAGTAATAAGTGGGGATTCCATGCAAATATACAGAGGATTAGATATTGGCACTGCAAAAGTAACTGAAGCAGAAAAAGAAGGAATACTTCACTATATGATAGATATTTTAGATCCGACCGAATCCTTTTCAGTTGCTGACTTTCAACAACGAGTGCAGGACAATATTGATACGATCCAACACAAGAATAAATTGCCGATCATCGCTGGCGGGACTGGTCTATATATACAATCGGTATTATATGATTATCAATTCGCCGTAAGTGAGCGGTCTGGTGAATATCACAAGCAAATAGAGTCTGAAATTGAACGTGAAGGAATTGATTCCGTTTATCAACGCTTGAATAGGGTAGATCCTTTACAAGCGGAAAAAATTCATCCTAATAATCATCGACGCCTTATCCGAGCGCTTGAAGTCTATGACCGAACAGGTATGACAATGACAGAGTATCAACAAAAGCAACAAGAAGAATCGCGTTTTGATTTTCGCATTGTCGGTTTACAGATGGATCGCGAGCTCTTATACGAGCGGATAAATAAACGTGTTGATCAAATGGTAGAAGCGGGTTTGATAGTTGAAGTAAAACGACTTTACCAGAACGGTCTGGAAAATACACAGGCGATGAGAGGTATTGGTTATAAAGAAATATTACCTTATTTAAAAGGAGAACAATCTTTAGAAGAAGCTATAGACACGTTAAAAAGAAATTCGCGTCGGTTTGCTAAACGGCAATATACTTGGTTTAAAAATAAGATGCCAGTTGACTGGTACTCGATTACTTTAGAAACGAAGAATCAAGTTTTTCAAAATATTTTAACAGATTTAGAAGGATTCTATAAAGAAACATAG
- a CDS encoding DUF378 domain-containing protein has translation MDTIKRIALALVIIGGINWGLIGLFQFDLVAAIFGGQDAALSRVIYTLVGIGALLCLPLLFAPADEDERESARGRNLTYSTEFAEENDPTEFKNDKEK, from the coding sequence ATGGATACAATAAAACGTATTGCTTTAGCATTAGTAATTATTGGTGGTATAAACTGGGGGTTAATTGGATTATTTCAATTTGATTTGGTTGCAGCTATATTCGGAGGACAAGATGCTGCACTGTCCAGAGTAATCTATACATTGGTGGGAATTGGCGCCTTGCTCTGTTTACCTTTATTGTTTGCTCCAGCAGATGAGGATGAAAGAGAGAGTGCGAGAGGCAGAAATTTAACCTATTCTACTGAGTTTGCGGAGGAAAATGATCCCACTGAATTTAAAAATGATAAAGAGAAATGA
- the hflX gene encoding GTPase HflX, which translates to MIDIEKVLLIAIMHDQRDEEQFYYSLNELEALVKTAEGKVVETIVQKRPTPHRKYYIGEGKLEEIKQIVEEKDIEVVITNEELSGGQSRNLQEQLGVHVIDRSQLILDIFAARARTKEGKLQVELAQYSYMLPRLHGQGAELSRLGGGIGTRGPGETKLETDRRHIRNRMDDIKRRLKQVVNQREQYRGNRRKHQLFQVAVVGYTNAGKSTLFNSLTKSDSIYEDKLFATLDPLSRRMKLPSNLEVLLTDTVGFIQDLPTALIAAFRSTLEEVREADLILHVIDVAAPNRDDHEKTVYRLLSELEADNIPILTIYNKRDLIEVDDFVPSAHPYLMISAIEGEDIVTVKREVEKLIKEEWTYFSGFVPEEKASKLAKIRQYTILEKQTYAEDKLGYHVEGFVDPNHAIMKEIKEFHHE; encoded by the coding sequence GTGATCGACATCGAGAAAGTATTATTAATTGCTATTATGCATGACCAAAGAGATGAAGAACAGTTTTATTATTCATTAAATGAACTAGAGGCTCTTGTGAAAACTGCAGAAGGAAAAGTAGTTGAAACAATCGTTCAAAAACGACCAACACCTCATCGAAAATATTACATAGGTGAAGGTAAACTAGAGGAAATTAAACAAATTGTAGAAGAAAAAGATATTGAAGTTGTCATAACTAATGAGGAATTATCTGGTGGTCAGTCAAGAAATTTACAAGAACAGTTAGGTGTTCATGTAATTGACCGAAGCCAGCTGATATTGGATATATTTGCGGCAAGGGCACGTACTAAAGAAGGTAAGCTGCAAGTAGAGCTTGCACAATATTCGTATATGCTGCCAAGACTGCACGGCCAAGGGGCTGAATTATCTAGGCTCGGTGGTGGAATTGGTACCAGGGGACCTGGTGAAACGAAGCTTGAAACGGATCGTCGCCATATTCGAAATCGGATGGATGATATTAAAAGACGTTTAAAGCAAGTTGTCAATCAACGGGAACAATATCGTGGTAATAGACGTAAACACCAACTTTTTCAAGTCGCTGTTGTTGGGTATACAAATGCAGGTAAATCAACTTTGTTTAACAGTTTAACGAAAAGCGATTCTATCTATGAAGATAAATTATTTGCAACCCTAGATCCTTTATCAAGAAGAATGAAGTTACCGTCTAACCTTGAAGTGTTATTAACAGATACGGTAGGTTTCATTCAAGATTTACCGACCGCTTTAATAGCTGCTTTTCGTTCCACGTTAGAAGAAGTTCGAGAAGCAGATCTTATTCTTCATGTTATCGATGTTGCTGCACCGAATCGGGATGATCACGAAAAAACAGTATATCGGTTATTGTCAGAATTAGAAGCCGATAACATCCCGATTTTAACTATTTATAATAAAAGGGATTTAATTGAAGTTGATGATTTTGTCCCTTCAGCACATCCGTATTTAATGATTAGTGCCATAGAAGGGGAAGATATTGTCACCGTTAAACGAGAAGTAGAAAAACTAATTAAAGAAGAATGGACTTATTTCTCAGGCTTTGTTCCTGAAGAGAAAGCAAGTAAACTAGCTAAAATACGTCAATATACCATTTTAGAGAAACAGACATATGCAGAGGACAAATTAGGCTATCATGTAGAAGGATTTGTTGATCCTAATCATGCTATTATGAAAGAAATAAAGGAGTTTCATCACGAATGA
- the glnA gene encoding type I glutamate--ammonia ligase, with amino-acid sequence MGLTKEEIKQRIKEENVKFIRLQFTDLLGTIKNVEIPLSQLDKALDNQMVFDGSSIEGFVRIEESDMKLYPDLDTFVVFPWTSEKGKVARFICDIYNTDGTPFEGCPRYNLKRNLKRAEDLGFTAFNIGTEPEFFLFKLDEKGDPSLELNDKGGYFDLAPTDLGENCRRDIVLELEEMGFEIEASHHEVAPGQHEIDFKYSDAVKHADDIQTFKLVVKTIARKHGLHATFMPKPLFGVNGSGMHCNMSLFKGKTNTFLDENGPLELSETAYQFIAGIIKHALSFTAVTNPTVNSYKRLVPGYEAPCYVAWSGSNRSPLIRVPASRGLSTRVEVRSVDPAANPYLALSVLLASGLDGIENKLEAPKAVDRNIYVMDKEEREANGVKDLPATLADALDELRKDETIVEALGEHLFEHFIESKEIEWDMFRTQVHPWEREQYIQAY; translated from the coding sequence ATGGGATTAACTAAAGAAGAGATCAAGCAAAGAATTAAAGAGGAAAATGTAAAATTTATCCGCTTGCAGTTCACAGATTTACTTGGAACAATCAAAAACGTTGAGATTCCATTAAGTCAATTGGATAAAGCTTTAGACAACCAAATGGTATTTGATGGTTCCTCAATCGAAGGTTTTGTACGTATTGAAGAATCTGATATGAAGCTTTATCCAGACTTAGATACTTTCGTTGTATTCCCATGGACTTCTGAAAAAGGGAAAGTTGCGCGTTTTATCTGTGATATCTATAATACAGATGGTACTCCATTTGAAGGATGTCCTCGTTATAACTTAAAACGTAACCTGAAAAGAGCAGAAGATCTAGGTTTTACTGCCTTTAACATTGGTACGGAACCAGAATTCTTCTTATTCAAATTAGATGAAAAAGGTGATCCTTCTCTAGAACTTAACGATAAAGGTGGTTATTTTGACCTTGCACCAACAGATTTAGGTGAAAACTGCCGTCGCGATATCGTACTTGAACTAGAAGAAATGGGATTTGAAATCGAAGCATCTCACCACGAAGTTGCTCCAGGTCAGCACGAAATTGATTTTAAATATTCTGATGCTGTTAAGCACGCAGATGATATTCAAACATTTAAACTAGTTGTTAAAACTATTGCACGTAAGCACGGTTTACATGCTACATTTATGCCTAAACCACTTTTCGGTGTTAACGGTTCTGGTATGCACTGTAACATGTCATTATTCAAAGGAAAAACAAATACTTTCTTAGATGAAAATGGACCACTTGAATTAAGTGAGACTGCATATCAATTCATCGCAGGTATTATTAAGCATGCTCTTTCATTTACAGCGGTAACAAACCCAACTGTAAACTCTTATAAGCGTCTTGTGCCTGGTTATGAAGCACCTTGTTATGTAGCTTGGTCTGGATCTAACCGTAGCCCATTAATCCGTGTACCAGCTTCTCGTGGATTAAGTACACGTGTTGAGGTACGTAGTGTAGACCCAGCTGCTAACCCATACTTAGCTTTATCTGTACTGTTAGCGTCTGGTTTAGACGGAATTGAAAACAAATTAGAAGCTCCAAAAGCAGTAGATCGCAACATTTATGTAATGGATAAAGAAGAGCGTGAAGCTAATGGAGTAAAAGATTTACCTGCAACATTAGCAGATGCATTAGATGAATTGAGAAAAGATGAAACAATTGTTGAAGCTCTTGGTGAGCATTTATTCGAACATTTTATCGAATCAAAAGAAATCGAATGGGATATGTTCCGTACACAAGTACACCCTTGGGAAAGAGAACAATATATCCAAGCATATTAA
- a CDS encoding tyrosine-type recombinase/integrase, producing the protein MDENEDIFGDPKTYKSSRIITLRNSLLNKLKFHLSWQNENKKEFEELYNYDLNLVLCRENGDFMPKSTLFNSFSRILKNAELPNLPIHSLRHTHAVLLMEAGWDMKAIQERLGHGSYQITADVYAHISNRIKEKDMISYEDHMSSILDD; encoded by the coding sequence TTGGACGAGAATGAAGATATTTTTGGTGATCCTAAAACATATAAATCATCTAGAATCATAACTCTAAGAAATTCATTATTAAATAAACTCAAATTTCACTTATCCTGGCAGAATGAAAACAAAAAAGAATTCGAGGAACTATATAACTATGATTTAAACCTTGTATTGTGTAGAGAAAATGGAGATTTCATGCCGAAAAGTACACTATTTAATTCTTTTAGTAGAATACTAAAAAATGCTGAATTGCCGAACTTACCTATTCATTCATTGAGGCATACACATGCAGTCTTATTAATGGAAGCCGGATGGGATATGAAAGCTATTCAAGAAAGACTTGGTCATGGGAGTTATCAAATTACCGCAGATGTATATGCTCATATCTCAAATCGAATAAAAGAAAAAGATATGATTAGTTACGAAGATCACATGAGCAGTATATTAGATGATTAA
- the mutL gene encoding DNA mismatch repair endonuclease MutL, with protein MQINELPDYLANKIAAGEVVERPASVVKELVENSVDANSSWIKIEIKEAGLQEIKITDDGNGIPHDQCKKAFLRHATSKIKSENDLFHVRTLGFRGEALASIAAVSRLEIKTSTGTEAGTRLVLEGGHIKEEGRSDARQGTEITVQDIFFNTPARLKYLKTVHTELGHITDIINRMAFSHSDIRFELTHNEKRIFQTTGKGDLRQIAASVYGMSVAKQMIPVHTRTLDYEINGYIAKPEVNRASRNYITTIVNGRFIKSIGLARAITNGFHTFLPIGRQPVVVLNITMDPYLIDVNVHPTKLEVRFSKEKELFEAVSQMIKDTFHQQTLIPSGQKKSKPKDKSEQPQFEFDRHQPIERQSKKESLLQETTQGPLDDIEIIRETEHVGSSITMEKNEHNSNDFDEDMEIQNKQEEVVKDANRVPVMYPIGQHHGTYILAQNDEGLYIIDQHAAQERIKYEYYRDKIGEVEGHVQDLLVPLTFEFTQQEALFIEQYKEELQKVGLFFDTFGQNAYIVRSHPYWFPKDEEAEIIRDMVDQLIQEKQVNLHKLREEAAILMSCKRSIKANHYLNMDDMQRLLDDLRKCEEPFTCPHGRPIIIQFTKYEMEKMFKRIM; from the coding sequence ATGCAAATCAACGAACTTCCGGATTATTTAGCCAATAAGATCGCGGCTGGTGAAGTCGTAGAACGCCCAGCCTCTGTTGTGAAAGAGTTAGTTGAAAACAGTGTTGATGCTAACAGCAGCTGGATAAAAATCGAGATTAAAGAAGCAGGCTTACAGGAAATCAAAATTACAGATGATGGGAATGGTATTCCACACGATCAGTGTAAGAAAGCTTTTTTACGACACGCAACAAGTAAGATAAAAAGTGAAAATGACCTTTTCCATGTGAGAACATTAGGTTTTCGAGGAGAAGCTCTAGCCAGTATTGCAGCAGTTAGCCGATTAGAAATCAAAACCTCTACAGGAACAGAAGCAGGAACAAGATTGGTATTAGAAGGTGGCCATATTAAAGAAGAGGGAAGAAGTGATGCAAGACAAGGAACAGAAATCACTGTCCAGGATATCTTCTTTAATACTCCTGCCCGTCTCAAGTATTTGAAGACGGTACATACAGAGTTGGGTCATATTACGGATATTATTAACCGCATGGCTTTCTCTCACTCCGACATCCGTTTTGAGTTAACACATAACGAGAAACGAATTTTCCAGACCACAGGTAAAGGCGATTTGAGACAAATCGCAGCCTCTGTATATGGGATGTCAGTAGCGAAGCAAATGATACCGGTGCATACCAGAACCTTAGATTACGAAATAAATGGCTATATTGCAAAACCGGAAGTCAATCGAGCATCAAGAAACTATATTACTACTATTGTTAATGGGCGTTTTATTAAAAGTATCGGACTGGCGAGAGCTATAACGAATGGTTTTCATACCTTTCTTCCGATTGGAAGACAACCTGTTGTCGTACTAAACATTACGATGGATCCCTATTTAATTGATGTTAATGTGCATCCAACTAAACTAGAAGTTCGTTTCAGTAAAGAAAAAGAGTTATTTGAAGCAGTCTCACAAATGATTAAAGATACATTTCATCAACAAACACTGATACCTTCTGGTCAGAAGAAAAGTAAACCAAAAGATAAATCAGAGCAGCCACAATTTGAGTTTGACAGGCATCAACCGATTGAGAGACAATCGAAGAAGGAATCTCTTCTTCAGGAGACCACTCAAGGTCCGTTAGACGATATTGAAATAATACGCGAGACAGAACATGTTGGTAGTAGTATTACAATGGAAAAGAATGAACATAATAGCAATGACTTTGATGAAGACATGGAGATTCAAAACAAACAGGAAGAGGTAGTGAAAGATGCGAATCGGGTACCAGTCATGTACCCAATTGGTCAACACCACGGTACGTATATTTTAGCGCAAAATGATGAAGGGCTTTATATTATTGACCAACATGCAGCACAAGAGCGAATAAAATATGAATATTATCGTGATAAAATAGGAGAAGTAGAAGGACATGTACAAGATTTATTAGTCCCACTAACCTTCGAATTTACTCAACAAGAAGCACTTTTTATTGAACAATATAAAGAAGAGTTACAAAAAGTAGGGTTATTTTTTGACACATTTGGCCAAAATGCCTATATAGTGCGTTCGCATCCATACTGGTTTCCAAAAGATGAAGAAGCAGAGATTATACGAGATATGGTAGATCAATTGATCCAGGAAAAACAAGTCAACTTGCACAAGTTAAGAGAAGAAGCGGCTATTCTCATGTCCTGTAAACGATCCATCAAAGCTAATCATTATTTAAATATGGATGATATGCAACGACTGCTTGATGACTTGAGAAAATGCGAAGAGCCTTTTACATGTCCGCATGGAAGACCAATTATTATCCAATTCACCAAATATGAAATGGAAAAAATGTTCAAACGAATTATGTAA
- a CDS encoding YetF domain-containing protein produces MNEYVSIAVELLLGFVILFLIIKLLGKTQFSQITPFDFISALILGELVGNAVYDDEVKLGQITFAILFFGVLIYFVEMLTQKFKNSRKLFEGEPNIVIHKGQIKYDTLKKIKLDINALQGLIRQQGYFSMQEVEYAIMETNGVVSVLPKSEYDVPKNSDLNLSASPVNLPITLILDGEAVYDNLKELGFDEKWLKEQLVKQNITSYKDVLYAEWRQNKPLFVLRYEKKES; encoded by the coding sequence ATGAATGAGTATGTATCAATTGCAGTTGAATTATTATTGGGATTTGTTATCCTATTTTTAATAATAAAACTTCTAGGGAAAACCCAGTTCTCGCAAATTACTCCTTTTGATTTTATATCTGCATTAATTTTAGGAGAACTTGTCGGAAATGCAGTTTATGATGATGAGGTAAAGCTTGGTCAAATAACATTTGCTATTTTGTTTTTTGGGGTTCTAATATATTTTGTTGAAATGTTAACTCAAAAGTTTAAAAATTCCCGGAAACTCTTTGAGGGAGAACCCAACATAGTTATACATAAGGGGCAGATAAAGTATGATACTTTAAAAAAGATAAAACTGGACATAAATGCTTTGCAGGGACTAATACGACAACAAGGTTATTTCTCCATGCAAGAAGTAGAATACGCAATCATGGAAACAAATGGTGTGGTAAGTGTTTTACCTAAATCCGAATATGACGTTCCTAAAAATAGTGATTTAAACTTATCTGCGAGCCCTGTTAATTTACCAATAACACTTATTTTAGATGGAGAAGCTGTATACGATAATTTAAAAGAACTTGGATTTGATGAAAAATGGCTAAAAGAACAACTAGTAAAACAAAATATTACTAGTTATAAAGATGTCTTATATGCAGAATGGCGACAAAATAAACCGCTTTTTGTGTTAAGATATGAGAAGAAAGAAAGTTAA
- a CDS encoding MerR family transcriptional regulator, which yields MSYLDRRSMPLFSIGIVKSLTGLTARQIRYYEQHQLIHPSRTEGNQRLFSFNDVDRLLEIKELIEKGLNLAGIKQVLEMKTMPKTEQSASNAKSSEISEKELRKILHKELFDAGRLGKTSLRQGELSRFFH from the coding sequence ATGAGTTATTTAGATAGACGTTCCATGCCCTTGTTTTCTATCGGAATTGTTAAATCACTTACAGGATTAACCGCACGACAAATCCGATACTATGAACAGCATCAATTGATTCATCCATCTCGAACAGAAGGAAATCAAAGGTTATTTTCTTTTAATGATGTAGACCGTCTATTAGAGATAAAAGAATTGATTGAAAAGGGTCTTAATTTAGCAGGCATAAAACAAGTGCTTGAAATGAAAACTATGCCGAAGACAGAGCAATCTGCTTCAAATGCAAAATCATCAGAAATATCTGAAAAGGAATTGCGAAAGATATTGCACAAAGAATTATTTGATGCTGGTAGATTAGGTAAAACTTCGTTAAGACAGGGAGAATTATCAAGGTTCTTCCATTAA
- a CDS encoding phage holin, with amino-acid sequence MKEQLKKIDNKWVRLVVLIVVFVNTGFTIVGTPLLPFSNEEIVVGLTFAADAAAMTWAYWKNNSFTFAAKVADDHLKQMKEGKQ; translated from the coding sequence ATGAAAGAGCAATTAAAAAAAATCGATAACAAATGGGTGAGATTAGTAGTGTTAATTGTTGTTTTCGTAAATACAGGATTTACTATTGTAGGTACACCGTTATTACCATTTTCAAATGAAGAAATTGTCGTTGGATTAACATTTGCAGCAGATGCCGCAGCTATGACTTGGGCGTACTGGAAAAATAACAGTTTTACGTTTGCAGCTAAAGTTGCAGATGATCACTTAAAACAAATGAAGGAGGGTAAGCAATGA
- a CDS encoding hemolysin family protein — protein MDSILMINLLLVILLIGLTAFFVGAEFAVVKVRMSRIDQLIAEGNKAVPIVKKLVTDLDYYLSACQLGITVTALGLGWLGEPTVEKILHPLFDSLGITASLSAVISFAVAFALVTFLHVVIGELAPKTLAIQYAERLTLIISRPLYWFGKIMFPAIWALNGSARLLLRVFGVQPAGHEQAHSEEELKIIMTQSYKSGEINETELSYMENIFAFDERVAKDIMIPRVQMVTLDLAMTSEEIFATIDEFPHTRFPVTENYDKDHIVGFVNVKDMLRNVVKEPSYKLENGLHHIVLINEQTPLQHAMVKMQMERVHIALVIDEFGGTAGLLTLEDILEEIVGEIRDEFDEDERPDIEQVGERQYNINGRVLLKDLTEQFGIEFENKEGIDTIAGWLQYQKAGISEGDEIVSDEGNKWTVNEMENYQILTVGLEMNKKQEDSE, from the coding sequence ATGGATAGTATATTAATGATTAACCTTTTGCTAGTAATACTTTTAATCGGGTTAACAGCCTTTTTTGTAGGGGCAGAATTTGCAGTAGTGAAAGTAAGGATGTCACGGATAGATCAGTTAATTGCAGAAGGAAACAAAGCGGTACCGATTGTTAAAAAGCTGGTCACTGATTTAGATTACTATTTATCAGCATGCCAGCTTGGTATTACTGTTACGGCCCTCGGGCTTGGGTGGCTCGGAGAACCTACAGTGGAAAAAATATTACACCCATTATTCGATAGTCTAGGTATTACTGCTTCTCTATCAGCAGTAATTAGTTTTGCTGTAGCTTTTGCTTTGGTAACATTTTTACATGTAGTAATCGGTGAGTTGGCACCCAAAACATTAGCAATCCAATATGCCGAACGATTAACTCTTATAATCTCCCGTCCTTTGTATTGGTTTGGTAAGATCATGTTCCCTGCCATCTGGGCATTAAATGGATCTGCCCGTTTGCTACTTCGTGTGTTCGGAGTACAGCCTGCCGGTCATGAACAAGCACATTCAGAAGAAGAACTGAAGATTATCATGACGCAAAGTTATAAAAGCGGAGAAATTAATGAAACCGAACTTTCCTATATGGAAAATATTTTTGCCTTTGATGAAAGAGTGGCGAAAGATATTATGATTCCACGTGTCCAAATGGTAACATTGGATCTAGCGATGACAAGTGAAGAAATTTTCGCTACTATTGATGAGTTTCCGCATACTCGATTTCCTGTAACGGAGAATTATGATAAAGATCATATTGTTGGTTTTGTTAATGTGAAAGATATGTTAAGAAATGTAGTAAAGGAACCTTCATATAAATTAGAAAACGGGTTGCATCATATAGTATTAATAAACGAACAGACTCCTCTTCAGCATGCTATGGTAAAAATGCAAATGGAACGTGTTCATATTGCATTAGTAATTGACGAATTTGGAGGTACTGCAGGATTATTAACATTAGAAGATATCTTGGAAGAAATTGTAGGAGAAATACGAGATGAATTCGATGAAGACGAACGACCTGATATCGAACAAGTTGGAGAACGACAATATAATATTAATGGACGAGTTTTATTGAAAGATCTGACCGAACAGTTTGGTATAGAGTTTGAAAATAAAGAAGGCATAGACACCATCGCCGGATGGTTACAATATCAAAAAGCTGGAATATCTGAAGGTGATGAGATAGTTAGTGATGAAGGAAATAAATGGACAGTAAATGAGATGGAAAATTATCAGATTCTTACGGTAGGTTTAGAAATGAATAAAAAACAAGAAGATAGTGAGTAA
- a CDS encoding tyrosine-type recombinase/integrase has protein sequence MFERNPAIGAVIKGKDKDKTIKFIDSYDIPTFLRSARQYGYIYWLFLYFFVETGMRKGEAAEIQWSDIKFKEGTVEINKTLGRE, from the coding sequence ATGTTTGAAAGGAACCCTGCTATAGGTGCAGTTATTAAAGGAAAAGACAAGGATAAAACTATAAAATTTATAGACTCATACGATATTCCAACTTTTCTAAGATCTGCAAGACAATACGGGTATATCTATTGGCTATTTTTATATTTTTTTGTTGAAACTGGAATGCGTAAAGGAGAAGCTGCTGAAATTCAATGGTCAGACATAAAATTTAAAGAAGGTACGGTGGAGATTAATAAAACCCTTGGACGAGAATGA
- a CDS encoding methionine gamma-lyase family protein, producing the protein MNQSWIREIEKQIEPIFQDILKNEFYNQDKVLKAFQKHQVSDSDFNPTTGYGYDDFGRDKLEAVYASVFGAEDALVRPQITSGTHAISTALFGVLRPGDELLYITGKPYDTLNKVIGHEKHVSGSLSDFGVQFHYTDLVDGYIDIDQVKQHINHQTKVVAIQRSKGYDDRPSITIAEMEKIIKQIRQFKAEVIIFVDNCYGEFVEMREPTDLDVDLIAGSLIKNPGGGITRMGGYIAGKKQYVEMAANRLTAPGIGKEVGASIGMLQEMYQGLFLAPHVVSEALKGAVFTSAYLQKLGYNTTPAFDAHRTDLIQSVTFHSSEQMIAFCQAIQRQSPINSHVLPYPAPMPGYEDDVIMAAGTFIQGASLELTADGPIRYPYTAFVQGGLTYNHVKLAVINAANGL; encoded by the coding sequence ATGAATCAATCATGGATAAGGGAAATTGAGAAACAAATAGAACCAATTTTCCAAGACATTCTAAAAAATGAATTTTATAATCAAGATAAAGTATTAAAAGCTTTTCAAAAACACCAAGTTAGTGACAGTGATTTTAACCCGACGACTGGATACGGTTATGATGACTTCGGAAGAGATAAGTTAGAAGCTGTTTATGCTTCTGTGTTTGGTGCTGAGGATGCACTTGTCCGTCCTCAAATAACTTCTGGAACCCATGCCATAAGTACAGCTTTGTTCGGTGTGCTTCGTCCAGGAGATGAACTTTTGTATATTACCGGAAAACCATACGATACATTAAATAAAGTGATTGGCCATGAAAAACATGTCTCAGGATCACTTTCTGATTTTGGAGTTCAATTTCATTATACGGATCTAGTAGATGGTTATATTGATATTGATCAAGTAAAACAACATATTAACCATCAGACTAAAGTGGTTGCTATTCAGCGCTCAAAGGGCTATGATGACAGACCATCGATAACAATAGCTGAAATGGAAAAAATCATTAAGCAAATTCGTCAATTTAAAGCGGAAGTTATTATATTTGTTGACAATTGCTATGGAGAATTTGTGGAAATGAGAGAACCAACTGATCTGGATGTTGATCTGATTGCTGGATCTTTGATTAAGAATCCAGGTGGTGGCATTACCAGAATGGGTGGTTATATTGCAGGAAAAAAACAATATGTGGAGATGGCAGCTAATCGTTTGACTGCTCCAGGGATCGGTAAAGAAGTAGGAGCAAGCATCGGGATGTTACAAGAAATGTATCAAGGTTTATTTCTTGCTCCACATGTGGTGAGTGAAGCCTTAAAAGGGGCTGTATTTACGTCTGCTTATTTACAAAAATTAGGATATAACACAACACCTGCTTTTGATGCTCACCGAACTGATTTAATCCAATCAGTTACTTTTCATTCTTCCGAACAAATGATTGCTTTTTGTCAAGCAATTCAAAGACAATCTCCCATCAATTCACATGTTCTTCCATATCCCGCTCCAATGCCGGGTTATGAAGATGATGTAATAATGGCTGCAGGAACTTTTATACAAGGAGCAAGTTTAGAATTAACTGCAGACGGGCCAATAAGATATCCTTATACCGCTTTTGTACAGGGAGGGCTTACTTACAATCATGTTAAACTAGCGGTTATAAATGCAGCTAATGGGCTGTAA
- the hfq gene encoding RNA chaperone Hfq, which yields MSQSVNIQDQYLNQLRKERIPSTIFLTNGFQLRGVIKAFDNFTVLLETEGKQQLIFKHAISTFVPSKNVTLDKE from the coding sequence ATGTCTCAATCTGTCAATATTCAAGATCAGTATTTAAATCAACTTCGAAAAGAACGTATTCCGTCTACTATTTTTTTAACTAATGGATTCCAATTACGTGGAGTCATTAAAGCATTTGATAATTTTACTGTGCTGCTTGAAACAGAAGGGAAGCAACAATTAATTTTCAAGCATGCTATATCCACTTTTGTTCCATCTAAAAATGTTACGCTTGATAAGGAATGA